aggcacatcccccaggaggcagctgatggatgtttcgctctcatctatgtttctaactctctatccctctcccttcctctctgtaaagaatcatcaataaaatatatttaaaaatttttttgaacaaAATTCAACACATATCTGAACTGAACTCCAGTAATGCATACATATTCCTGAACGCAGAACACATCACCAAGGCAACAGTTGCAATGACAGGAAGTTGGAATCTCTATAAGACAGCACCGTGCAGCCAGCTGCCCCGTGTGGCTGAGAAAGGCCTCCCTTCCCAGGCTTCATGCCGCTCATGTCCTCGGATCCACTGGCCGTCATCCCGAGTTTCTGTTCATGGTGCATTGTCGTCGTGAACCCAACGTTAGCTTATCGACTCTCCCTTTACTTCGCCTCTGGTTTTAGTCAGCCGCCCGCCTCTCACTCGTTTCCTCGGCAGCGGAGGCCCAGGGGGAGGGTCCCGCCGCCCCCAAGCAGCATCGCTACCGGGTGAAATGGACACTGAATTTTATGTGTAACGTTCTCCTTACGCCCCtcggcgggcgggagggaggggtgtgcGGCCGCGGCGGCCTGTCCCActagggcagtgacggcgaacctttcaagctcggcgtgtcagcgtttgaaaaaccctaacttcactctggtgccgtgtcacatagagacattttttgatctttgcaaccacagtaaaacaaagacttatatttttgatatttattttatatatttaaatgccactgaacaaagaaaaatcaaccaaaaaaatgagtttgcgtgtcaccccagacacgtgtcataggtcggccatcactgccctagagcgcGGACAGCCCTGCTCTGGCTCGCGTGGGGCCCTGACTGGCGCGCTCTCCTCCCAGCGGCGCCCCGGCAAAGGATCGAGCTGGCCTTCGACGAGCACTTCTACGTCGAGCCCTCGTTCGAATGCCGCTTTGACCACCTGGAGGTTCGCGACGGGCCCTTCGGCTTCTCTCCGCTCATCGACCGGTTCTGCGGCGTGAAGAGCCCTCCGCTGATCCGATCCACGGGGCGCTTCATGTGGGTCAAGTTCAGTTCCGACGAAGAACTGGAAGGAATGGGATTCCGAGCAAAGTACTCGTTTATTCCAGGTAACGAGCCCGTCTTCCCCCCGGGAGGCCTCCGTTGGCTAGAACTGCGCCCACTCAGTCGGGTTAACGCTAGGACCGCAGAGCCCTGTCCGCCATGAACGTGCGCCGGTTCCCACTGGGGACACGGGGATAGGGGTCACCCGCCGTCTGCCAGGAGCCACAAGCTGACACGGTGACCGGGCAACGCGGTGCCGCAAGGGTGCGGTCTCTGGTTCCATTTAGGTTTCGTGCCAGAAATTTGttacttgaaaaaaatgaagCCCCACCTGTGTGGCTCGGTGATTGAGTGTCAcaaagtcacagttcgattcccggacagggcacaggcctgggtggcaggctccatccccagtggggggcgtgcaggaggcagccgatcagtgattctctcccatcatggatgtgtctctctctccctgtctgaaatcaatacaaatatatatgtttttaagtcTATGCATTATCACTTAAAACATCGATGCTCTCGGTGAACGTGCGCATAAGGAACAGTAATCTCTAGTCACACCAGGAAGCTTTCTCTCAAACTGttactagccgaaaccggtttggctcagtggatagagcgtcggcctgcggattgaagggtcccaggttcgattccggtcaagggcatgtacctgggttgcgggcatatccccagtgggagatgtgcaggaggcagctgatcgatgtttctctctcatcgatgtttctaactctctatctctctcccttcctctctgtaaaaaatcaaaatatatttttaaaaaaaaaactgttactAAATGTAGCAGCTGTTACTAAGTATAGCGTCTGTTACTAAATGTAGCAGCTGTTACTAAGTATAGCGTCTGTTACTAAATGTAGCAGCTGTTACTAAGTATAGCGTCTGTTACTAAATGTAGCAGCTGTTACTAAGTATAGCGTCTGTTACTGTAGCATCTCTTACTGTAGCATCTGTTTCTAAATGGAGCATCTGTTACTAAATGTAGCATCTGTTACTGTAGCGTCTATTACTAACTGTAGCAGCTGCTACTAAATGTAGCATCTATTACTGTAGCATCTGTTACTAAATGTAGCAGCTGTTACTAAATGTAGCGTCTGTTACTAAATGTAGCAGCTGTTACTAAATGGAGCAGCTGTTACTAAATGTAGCGTCTGTTACTAAATGTAGCGTCCGCCATAGTAGCTGACTCCCCACTGTCTCAAAATGCCAATGACGTCTCCTCTTTTCTGTTGCAGATCCAGACTTTACTTACCTCGGAGGTATTTTAAGCCCCATCCCAGGTTTAGTATCTGCCTCTTTTTCCTCCTGGCGCCCCTGATCCGCCCGCGTTCCCGTTGAACgtgctcctctctcccttccagacTGCCAGTTCGAGCTCTCGGGGGCCGACGGCGTCGTGCGGTCCAGCCAGGTGGAGCAGGAGGAGAAGACGAAGCCCGGCCAGGCGGTGGACTGCATCTGGACCATCCGGGCCACCCCGAGGGCCAAGGTGCGGCTGCGTGCGCGGCACGGGGAGGCCGTAAGGGCGCCTCCTGTGAGGTGCAGCTTTGGGTTTGTGCAAGCACTTACTGATTACATAAACGGATGTTGCCACTTTATTTTGGTTCCcttatgacagtggttctcaaccttctggccctttaaatacagttcctcatgctgtgacccaaccataacattattttcgtggcgacttcatcactgtcatgttgctacggttatgaatcgtcatgtaaatatctgagatgcaggatggtcttaggcgacccctgtgaaagggtcgttcgactaccaaaggggtcgcgacccacaggttgagaaccgctgccttatgaGGTACCAGCCTTAGCTAGATAAGCAACAGTGTCAATTTCAGGAGTAGCACACATATGCAGTAAGACTCTTATTTTACGATTCTTAAAGTCTGTGGATTCCTAATTCAAGAGTGCACATATTGATCAGGATGCTCACagattcatttaaaaagtttgatgaCCGTGGCAGGGTGGCTCCGGTGTTTGGAGCGTCaccccgtacaccaaaaggttgggggatcgattctcagtcagggcacacaccgaAGTTGctagtttgatccccagttggggcacgtatgggaggcaaccgatcgatgtttctctctcacatcgatgtgtgtttttctctctctccctcccttcccctctctctctctaaaatcaattaaaacatcctcaggtgaagtttaaaaaaaaaaacattttaagttttgtGAGGAAAAATGGATCACAAGGAGTTAGAGTGTCCTGTCACAGGTCTCAGAGTTGTGAGGCCAAACCCCAACTCAGCAAATCTCAGGCCCCTGTTcgcacccccatcccccatccccaccgcccacccccacccggctAGTCACAGACTTTCCCCGGAAAGTTCCGCGGGGAAGGGGGTTTTAAGTAACTGACAGATGGAGGTTGGTGGCTCACTACTCCTGCTTTTCGCTTCTAGGAATTTCAACAGTTAAACTGATAGGTAACGTGTATTTCTGttagaagagaaaagagagagagcgaaGCATCGACTTCCTGATCCACTTCTCATCCCCTCATTGGTAGATTCTtgcctgagccctgaccagggctcgaGCCCACAGCCTTGGCGATGTCGGGCGATGCTCTCAGCGGCCGAGCCGCCCGGCCGGGGCGCCGGGGCCTGGTAAGAGCCGAGTGTCCCTTTGTGTGACCGTCACAGATCTACCTGCGGTTCCTGGATTACCAGATGGAGCATTCCAACGAGTGCAAGAGGAACTTCGTCGCCGTCTACGACGGGAGCAGTGCGATCGAGAACCTCAAGGCCAAGTTCTGCAGCACGGTGGCCAACGACGTCATGCTCCAGACCGGCGTGGGGGTGATCCGCATGTGGGCGGACGAGGGCAGCCGGCTCAGCAGGTTCCGGATGCTCTTCACCTCCTTCGTGGAGCGTAAGTGAGCGGCCCCTGTCGAGTGAGGTCGCTGGcatcattttcattcattcacgggacagtggttgagcatctcctttcttttttctttttatatatatttttattatttcacagaggaagggagagggagagagagagagagagagaagcaccaatgatgagagagaatcatgggtcagctgcctcctgcacgccccacactggggatcgagccagcaacccgggccagtgccctgaccgggaatcaaaccgtgacctactggtttataggtcgatgctcaaccactgagccacgccggccgggcatggAGCGTCCCCATGGCAACTCACGGGATGTAGAAATAACTGAGTCTGAGTCCCTCCTCTCAGGGAGCAGACTGTTGTGGGTGAAACGGCCGTGTTGATACAGGAGGTGCTGCCTGCCTTGGGAAGTAGTGAGCACACGGTcgggagagcagagaggggagaCTCCTCTCgagattttcaaaattaaaaatgatgatcaggccctgccggtgtggctcagtggttgagcgtcgacctaggaaccaggaggtcagggtttgattcccggtcagggcacaggcccgggttgtgggctccatccccagtgtgggggtgcaggaggcagcccatccatgattcactctcatcgtggatgtttctgtctctctctccctctcccttcctctctgaaatcaacaaaaaatatatttaaatttaaaaaatgctgcagAAACCCAGATCCCTGTCTCTGAGCTCcacccctgggagggagggagggagggagggagggagggagggaggacacccCTGTGCGTTTGCCTCGCCTGAACTTCCATCCCCACCAGAGGGCTGTCTGCCGGCTCCTCCGCCAACGAGCTGACTGTTTTCCTCTCTGATGACTAACATGTCTCCTGGAGGCGCCACAAATACCCTTGAGCCCCGGGATCTCAGCGCCGCTCACGGTTTCTGCCCGAGCATCACGCTGTGGCATCCACCTGGGGGTGGCCCTccgcctccttccttccccaggtcACTGTCCGTTCCCTCTGAGGGAGCTGGTCCCCCTCCTCACTTCCTCAGCTTTTATCCGGGGCGGACTCGTGGCTGTTTATTTTCACCCCATTAATGTCCTTATGATGCACATAAAGCACATTGCTCTGCAGTACGTTACTGTCGCTCAGGGTCCCCGCATTGGCCGCTGGGGCCCTTTCCCTAAGCCGCGGCGGTTTAAGCTCTTGCTTCCTTTCCCCGCGGGGTGAGCCAGGCGCAGCCCCTTACATCACAGTAAAAACCTGGCTCGGtggggtgagcgtcgacctatgaaccaggaggtcccggttcgattcccggtcagggcacaggcccgagtggcgggctccatccccagtgtggggcgtgcaggaggcagccagcccatgattctctctcctcattgctggttctatttctcccttcgtctctgaaatcaataaaaatacattttttttttaaataaaaacaacaaacaacctgGCTCCCCTTCCCCACCGGAGTTCACCGTTCAGTCCCGGGACAACGTAAGGGCTTTCCGAGCGGCTCCCCGCGGCCCGGCTAAGGCGTCCCCGCGGAGCAGGTCGGCGACAGCCTAACTGTGAGCCCGCTTCGCCAGCCCCCGGCGTTGTTTCCGCCCCCCTTTCCCGAGGCTGTAGGGTGCGCCTGTAACCCATTCAGGTTCAGCTGTGACTGTGTCTGTCACCTTCCCCGCCCACATCACGCTTACCTTCATTTGTTCTTTGGGGAGCAAGAGGAGTAAGACCATTGTCCTGCCTCGCCTCCCTGTCCCGGCCCCGCCCATCCCGGCAGCCTCCCCTCGCACTCTCTGTAGAGTAGCTGTGTTCTAGTATCTTCTCTCTCTACACTAACGATGTCTCCATTCGAACCTATCCCATAAGGACGCAGGCGAGGGGCCTCTTCCAGCGAAATCCTTACCCCGATCACAGCCACACACTCCACGGAGGCTGCTGTCCGGGCGGCTCCATGTCCCAGGTCAGCGCTCCCCCGCGGACGGGAGGGCGCCCCCTCCAGAGCACGGCGTGTGGGGGCGAAGCATCCCCTAAGTCTGTAAAACCAAAGTGCCAGCCCAGCCggcgctcagtggttagagcatcggcctacagaccgaagggtcacaggttcgattccgggtcaaaggcacgtaccccGATGGCAGGTTCCACAGCTCCGGTAgaggcacgtgcgggaggcaaccagacAACCAGACGGTGTGTCTCTCTcgcgtcaatgtttctctctctctctctttctattttccctcacccctctcccctcctttccactctctggaaatcaatgcaaaaaatatcctcaggtgaggattagaaaaaaaacgAAAGTTCCGGTTTGAAGGCTCCTGATAAACACGGAGCGCTCCAGCCGCGCGATCTGTGCTGTCGCTAATCCGGGCTAAGTGCCGCCTCTGCCCTCCTCTGGCCGTCCTGCGTCTGCGAGAGTCACCCGAGCCCAGGAGGCCTTTATACTCGGGGCCCAGTTCTGCTCAGAGACTCACTCCCTACCCGCCCACCGGAGATCGCAGCCGAGACGGGAATAGCCCAGCTCGGGAAGTGCCAAAACGGACCGGCTGTCAGAATGGGGACCGGCTGTCAGAACGGGCCCGCGGCTGCCCGCCCGAGCGGCTGTGGGTTTAGGCAAGGAACTTCCAGGACTGGCAGTGTGGAAGCGGGGGAGAGGTTTTGTTAGAACAAGCCCATAATGCCATGTCCAGTGACCTGCAGCCGGCAGGCCCCCTGCGGGCGTGGTTGAAGGACAGCCGTCTTTCAGCATCACCACAAGTGGGgctgagccctagccggtgtggctcagtggatagagcgtcggcctgcggactggagagtcccaggttcagttccagtcaagggcacaggcctgggtttcgggctccatccccagtagggggtgtgcaggaggcagccgacccatgattctctcccatcatggatgtttctatctctctctccccctctcccttcctctctgaaattaatctgGGGTACTCACAGGCTCAATGCACCAGatcttaaaattctaaaaaaagaaagtggggctgagccctggccggtgtggctcagtggatagagtgctggcccgaagactgaagggtccagtcaaggtcacgtacctcagttgcaggctcctccccagcctgggccctccccggccagggcgcatgcaagaggcagccaatgaatgtgtttctctcatcgatgttcctctctgtctgccaccctctctaaaaatcaatggaaaagtaccctcgggtgaggatgaagagaaaatagaataaataaatgaagtttgCGGGGAGCGCCGGCCGCCTGCCTGGCTGGGAGGTGCAGAGGGTCTTCCCGGGAAGGCCTCCGCGGTGGCAGCGGCAGCGAGTGCCAACCCCTGGGGATGCGCTCACTCTGTACTTCGCGTTCTTAGCAGCGTTCCCTTTCGCCCCGCAGCTCCCTGCACCGGCAGCACCTTCTTCTGCCACAGCAACATGTGCATCAACAACTCGCTGGTCTGCAACGGCGTTCAGAACTGCGCTTACCCCTGGGACGAGAATCACTGCAAAGGTGAGTCCGCGCGGAGGCCCCGCCTTCCCGGGAGGAGTGGCCATCGCCGTCCACTAAATGGGTGTTTATtgctttttagggagaggaaggaagagagggggagagagagattgaccaatcagttgcctcctgcacgccccccactgggcacatgcctgggttgtgggctcatccccagtagggagcatgcaggaggcagctgatcaatgattctttctcatcaatgtttttatctcccttcctctttctctaaaaccaattttttaaaaatttaaaaaaaaaaaaagccctggctgatgtggctcagtggatagagcgtcagcctgtgaggtgaggggtcccgggttcgattccggtcaagggcacatgcccgggttgctggctcgagcTTCCATAGggagcgtacaggaggcagcccatcaatgattctcatcattaatgtgtgtgtgtctctctctctcccttcctctctgaactcaataaaaatacatttttttaaacgaaaaaaaaaaaaaaagaaaaccctaattttaaattgtattatctGTGGTGTATGTATTTGACCCAAACGTCCCCTAAAAGCACTTTCCTGGTCTGTGATAagctcccttttttttttaatactaaggtttttaaaatatttgtattgatttcagagaggaggggagagggagagagagaaacctcagtgatgagagacaatcagggaccggctgcctcctgcacgccccgcagtggggatggagcctgtaacccgggcctgcgccctgaccccctgaccgggaatcgaacccttgacctcctggttcatgggtcgccGCTCAACCCCCGAACCTCCCGGTGGCCCGGTGCCCGGGCTCCTTCCCGCGCTGAGGGCCCGCACGCGTCTCTCCCGCAGAGAAGAAGAGGACCGGCCTCTTCGAGCAGATGACGCGGACCCACGGCACCATCATCGGCGTGGCGGCGGGCGTGGTGCTGGTGCTGCTCGTGGTGTCGGTGCTGGTGCAGGTGAAGCAGCCGCGGAAGAAGGTGCTGGCCTGCAAGGCGGCCTTCCACAAGCCGGGCTTCCAGGAGGCGTTCGACCCGCCGCACTACGAGCTGTTCTCGCTGCGCGACAAGGAGCTGGGCGAGCTGGGCGAGCTGGGCGAGGAGCTGGACGGCTACCGGCCGCTGCGCCGCGCCTCCTCCGCCTCGCGCTGCGTGCACGAGCACCACTGCGGGGCGGCGCCGGGCAAGCCGGGCAGGACCGACCTGGCGGCCGCCGTGGAGCTGCCCTTCCGCAACGACttcgcgccgccgccgcccatGACGACCTTCAACAGCACCTTCCCCAAGAGCCGCTGCGCCTTCCCGCCCGCGCGCCCGGGCCCAGAGCCGGCGCGCGAGGACCGCGTGATGGAGGAGCTCCCCTGCGAGATCTACGCGCGCGGCCGCGACGACTCCGCGCAGGCGTCCATCTCCATCGACTTCTAACCCCCCCACGCCCCAGCTCACCTCCACCGTCCTCGCCAGGGACCCCCCTCGCCAAGGACCCCCCTCGCCAAGGACCCACCCTCGCCAAGGGCGTGCGCACGCGGCCCCAGCGCATCCACGTCTCCAACCTTTTCCTCCTCTCCAAGCGACCAAGACTTGCACCTCCCGGCCCCCTGTCCTAACAGtgactttgtttttttgtggtttttttaaaaatatatttgtattgatttcagtgaggaagggagagggagagagagaaacatcaatgatgagagaatcatggttggctgcctcctgcacgccccccactggggatcaagcctgcaacctgggcctgtgcccttgacctgaatagaacccgggatccttcagtccccgggcccgtgctctacccactgagccacatcggctagggcgacttttttttatatgtatatttttatggatctcagagaggaagggggagagagagaggagcatcaaTGACCAGAGAGAATcccccactgggcatggagcctgcagcccgggcctgtgccctggcggGGAATCCAACCTcaacctggttcatgggtggacacacaaccactgagccacactggccagcggGAATCTGCTGTTGCTGGACACAGCTCTGTCAAGATCTTGGTCCCACAAGAAGTTTAAAGATAAGATTTCTCttcacattccttttttttttttttcctcctttcgaCTTGTTGCGTAGGCCACTCATTTTTACCATTTCATTTTCTGACATAAGTACATGTGGTGAAAGCACCGCACACATTTCGACATGGGCGTCGGCCCAGGACTTTGTCCAAATGCGGCCGTTACTGTGGCGAGTGTCAGTGAAGACCCGGAGTCATGCTTCACCCATCTGTCCCTTCCTGACAATTCCTCTGTCGCCGCCTTTTAATTTCCGGATCCTTGGTCTTTATTTTCTGTGAGAAGCAGATGAAAGGGTGTCATTTATCGCCTGAAAGTCATGTTTTGTCTTCGTTCTATTATAGTCCAAGATTTCGCAATTCTGCCAGTTATGACTAAACCCTTGAAAAAGATGAAGGCGTCTAGAAATCCTTTGAAATGTACCCAATTTGGCTCCTGTGAGCACAGAGTCGCTTCCTCCCGTGGGGGAAAGGCCCAGAATGTTCCTCCTCGCCGGATGCGTTCCCCCTTATGTTCATGAAGGGACCACTTAGCTCCCTCTGTCCTAGCTCCTCTCCCAGCACATGGTAACCGGGGCTGCACGAGCGTTCAAGGAAAACGCAGAAGCTGCAGAAGCCTTCAGACCACGTCTTTCTTGGGACAAGACATTTTTCTAGTTCTTACCAAGAATCACAACTcccaccattttttttaaatgcactttgACCcgatggtgttttttattttatggaataGACGCAATCATTTATAAACACGATACAGAAACTCCTTGCGTTCGTTCAGGCTTTTTGATATTATCTGATGCTGTCCGAGCTTTCTTACGTCGAGATCAGAGACTCCCGGGCCGGATGCCTGTCGCTGCGCGCATTCCCACGCGGATGGCTCCCGGCGAGGGCCAGGTGCGCTCTGAGTCCCTGTGAAGACCTCGGTCGTCGTCCATACCCTGTTGGTTTCCTTGCGTCATTGCGTTTGGTTTATGATAAATTTCTCGCTGTGTGATATTTATTCTAAGTCACTACCCAGGCCTTGCATTGACCTGCACATCATCACATGGTTCTTCGGCCATGCTGTTTATGGCATGGAGGTTTCAGATCTTAGATAGGCATAGAAAGGCACCGTGTATTGAATTATAACTAATACAGACGTGCCATTCAAACAGGACAACTTCTCatttcctgggggggggggggggggggggcttgtcgTAAATTCTCAATGAAATGAGACATTGAAGCTTCATTgattttgttcattcttttaaatAGCTATGCTTTCTCACATCTGTGATCTTCAATGATAGCTATGTAATACGCTTTCACAATAAGTCTTGTATATCGCTTTTTTTAAGTACATAATATGAAGAAGATAGAAAAACCTGCATATGGTGTATACTCATGATGTAATTGTTTTAAGTCAGCATCATTCCTCGTCTTACAAAGGCAGCTTgggccctggccgctgtggctgagttggttggagcgtcgtcccaaaaggtggtgggcttgattcctggtcggggcgcgtgcccAGGTTGCAAACTCCACCCCCAGTTGGGCAggttcaggaggcaactggtggatgtctctctctctctctctccctgcttccctcccttcctccctgcttccctccctccctccccctctctcccttcttgtctctaaaatcagttattttaaaaatgcaacttgGAAAAGTAAGAAGACCAAGTGAATGTAGTATTCAGTGAACGAGGAACCAGAGCCAAGCCGAACGGCTAAGTTCCCTCTCTCACGACGCTGAATGCGCCTTTTCGTAGGTAACTTACCAGCCAGCGTTCGAACAACATGGTAACCACTTCACTTGATAATAGCTCATCTCATTCTTGGCGACGATGAAAGGAAAACCAGtgcattttctttgtaaaatcatACCCATGCTCAAAGCAGCGCTGCCCATCTGTAACGTCTAGTTATCGTAGAACTAATGCCGGatgctgagccacactagccactGTGACCTTTACTCTTGAAATGTGTGTCCTTCTCAAAGGGCACGAAGAGGCCTGTGAAGAACACGTCGGACATTAAAACAGCACAACGCAGCCCGGAAAGCTCCGACGGCAGAGTGGGTTCTGAATCGTCTGGCTGCTGGGACCCATGAGATCATGTTTGTTTTTCACAATGAAAAACCCAGCACCTGCAGAGTCtggttttcctcctcctccttctcctttaatttatctttattgttggaagtattacataggtcccctcTTTACCCCATGGACCCCTCcagcggccccgcccccagccctcccgCCCCATCGTCTGTGCCGTGGGCCGTGCATCTGGGCATAGGGGGCGCTTAGTCACCCCTCCGCGTCCCGCCCTCCGTCCCAGGCCTCCGTGTAGAGACGGGATTCGATGTCACTTCTTAGCCGCCTGGCAGTCCGCGCGGAGAGGAGAGAGCAGGTGCGCTCAGCATTCTGACAGCACAAGGCGCGTCGCTGCAGGCAGTCTGTCATCGCTGAGGTCGGTGGGAAAACGTCACAAATCCTTCCCTGAAGTCAAAGCCATACGTGTTGGCCGTGGGAGACGAATGCAGCCCTTCGCAGAGATCATGGTGCCCAGTGTCACGGACAAGagaagatggggagggggggccttCAGTGCGGGGCAGCCGCCCAGCAGCGCCCTCACGTCTTCCTCCGGGACGCGTGGACCCCCACGTGGCAGCACGGCAACCCCACGCCCAGGGTGGGCGCAGCGCGGGTGCCTCGGGGGAAACGTCCAGCTAACGGTTCAACAGGAAGCAGAGGCTCCCCCGTTTGCCATCACCAAAGGCCCCTCTGGCGTGTCCCCAGCTGTGCTGGGTCTGTCCTGTGTCACAAGTTCCGGCAGTGAGGGCACCGCGTCTGCTGGGCAGGGCCTCCCGTCTCGGGATGAGTCCGCGGAGGAGCCGGGAGAGGACCGGCCCCGGGGGAGTGACTCCCCGGCACAGGCAGGACGGACGCTCTCTCGCCGGGACGGTGTCTGCCGGCTTCGTGTCCCTTCATTCCACGTATTAAACACAATCTATTGGATCCGACTCAGGAGACTGGTCAGAGAAACCTTGAGTTCTCGGGTTTTTTTAAACCCAGAAAGGTGATGTGGTCCAACCTCACTCGTGAGAAACCCGAAGGCGGAGAATAGAGGTGAGCGCGTCTCGGAGCTCAGCCCGTGCTCCCCGTGCTCCCCCCGGCGCCTGCCGTCTCCCCGCTCTTGGCTCTAGGACAGGCCATTGGACACAGCATCCCGTGATCTGTAATTGTTTCTTTCAAAGCATTACCTGTCACTCCTTTGTCTCTAACTATGGGAACTATGTCATTCCACAACCTGTCGCCATCATTTCTTGGCAAGACAATTACTGTGAATTCCCAATAAACAATGTTTGTTAACAACGCGTGGGCTTCACAGGACGCTTCAGTGTTTtgctttggtgattttttttaatcacccgaggatatgtttccattgattttttttttttttttttttttttttttttagagagagggaaagacagaaatagaaacacatggattggttgcctcctgcatgagccccagccggtttggctcagtggatagagcatcggcctgcggactgaagagtcccaggttcgattctggtcagggcacatgcctgggttgcag
This is a stretch of genomic DNA from Myotis daubentonii chromosome 15, mMyoDau2.1, whole genome shotgun sequence. It encodes these proteins:
- the NETO2 gene encoding neuropilin and tolloid-like protein 2 isoform X1, with protein sequence MALEQLGSILKVLLITVLVVEGIAVAQKPPDGQNVGVRHVAGTQCGIWVRTSNGGHFASPSYPDPYPPNKECIYVLEAAPRQRIELAFDEHFYVEPSFECRFDHLEVRDGPFGFSPLIDRFCGVKSPPLIRSTGRFMWVKFSSDEELEGMGFRAKYSFIPDPDFTYLGGILSPIPDCQFELSGADGVVRSSQVEQEEKTKPGQAVDCIWTIRATPRAKIYLRFLDYQMEHSNECKRNFVAVYDGSSAIENLKAKFCSTVANDVMLQTGVGVIRMWADEGSRLSRFRMLFTSFVEPPCTGSTFFCHSNMCINNSLVCNGVQNCAYPWDENHCKEKKRTGLFEQMTRTHGTIIGVAAGVVLVLLVVSVLVQVKQPRKKVLACKAAFHKPGFQEAFDPPHYELFSLRDKELGELGELGEELDGYRPLRRASSASRCVHEHHCGAAPGKPGRTDLAAAVELPFRNDFAPPPPMTTFNSTFPKSRCAFPPARPGPEPAREDRVMEELPCEIYARGRDDSAQASISIDF
- the NETO2 gene encoding neuropilin and tolloid-like protein 2 isoform X2 — its product is MALEQLGSILKVLLITVLVVEGIAVAQKPPDGQNVGVRHVAGTQCGIWVRTSNGGHFASPSYPDPYPPNKECIYVLEAAPRQRIELAFDEHFYVEPSFECRFDHLEVRDGPFGFSPLIDRFCGVKSPPLIRSTGRFMWVKFSSDEELEGMGFRAKYSFIPDPDFTYLGDCQFELSGADGVVRSSQVEQEEKTKPGQAVDCIWTIRATPRAKIYLRFLDYQMEHSNECKRNFVAVYDGSSAIENLKAKFCSTVANDVMLQTGVGVIRMWADEGSRLSRFRMLFTSFVEPPCTGSTFFCHSNMCINNSLVCNGVQNCAYPWDENHCKEKKRTGLFEQMTRTHGTIIGVAAGVVLVLLVVSVLVQVKQPRKKVLACKAAFHKPGFQEAFDPPHYELFSLRDKELGELGELGEELDGYRPLRRASSASRCVHEHHCGAAPGKPGRTDLAAAVELPFRNDFAPPPPMTTFNSTFPKSRCAFPPARPGPEPAREDRVMEELPCEIYARGRDDSAQASISIDF